A window of the Deltaproteobacteria bacterium genome harbors these coding sequences:
- a CDS encoding hydrogenase — MKSHNIYTPFSAEIRSIVKETADVHLYRFSLPEGTVCPPGRFFMVSLWGAGEVPISIASHSEAGEWLELCIRRTGHVTSAIDHLQEGDQLWLRGPYGNGFPLEIAEGAEIVIVAGGIGMAPLRPLLYEFTVPGKGYGGVTLIYGSRTPEEILFKEEIENYTARGINVKLCVDRGDGSWSGHVGLVTDLLGDIRSDMQSTVAYLCGPGIMIQNVTRDLHRMGIPHDRIITTLEAHMKCGVGKCGHCYAGGKYICTDGPVFTYREIIENRITGDTRRSG; from the coding sequence GTGAAGTCTCATAACATCTACACCCCCTTTTCTGCTGAAATCCGGTCGATTGTGAAGGAGACGGCCGATGTCCATCTTTACCGGTTCTCCCTGCCGGAGGGGACGGTCTGCCCGCCGGGCCGGTTCTTCATGGTCTCTCTCTGGGGAGCGGGGGAGGTCCCGATTTCCATCGCTTCCCATTCCGAAGCAGGTGAGTGGCTGGAGCTGTGCATCCGGAGGACCGGCCATGTCACCTCCGCGATAGACCATCTGCAGGAAGGGGATCAACTCTGGTTGCGGGGGCCCTACGGGAACGGCTTTCCCCTTGAGATCGCCGAGGGGGCCGAGATCGTAATTGTTGCAGGGGGGATCGGCATGGCGCCGCTCCGGCCCCTCCTCTACGAATTCACGGTTCCGGGAAAAGGATACGGCGGGGTGACGCTGATCTACGGTTCCCGGACACCGGAGGAGATTCTTTTCAAAGAAGAGATCGAAAACTATACCGCGCGGGGAATCAACGTGAAGTTGTGCGTCGACCGGGGTGACGGCAGCTGGAGCGGCCATGTCGGGCTGGTCACCGATCTGCTCGGCGACATCCGGAGCGACATGCAATCCACCGTAGCCTATCTCTGCGGACCCGGGATCATGATCCAAAATGTCACCCGTGACCTGCACCGCATGGGGATACCGCACGACCGGATCATTACCACCCTGGAGGCCCACATGAAATGCGGTGTCGGCAAGTGCGGCCACTGCTATGCGGGCGGCAAATATATCTGCACCGACGGTCCCGTATTTACCTACCGGGAAATCATTGAAAACCGAATCACCGGGGATACCAGGAGATCAGGTTGA